Genomic segment of Candidatus Chlorohelix allophototropha:
CGTTGATGAACGCAAAGCAATTTACAGCAGCTTGCCCGAAACCTATTTACTACATGATTTACCCTCTAATTTTGAGCGAGGCGGTTATATTATCAAGGAATTTTACGGACGCGAAGGGGCGGAAGTTTATAACGGAGCAGAATTGAGCGATAGTGACTGGCAGGAAATCAGCGATTACCACACTTATATTGCACAACGCCGTATAAATCTGTCGGCAGTGCCGCACGCGGTGGTAAACCTTGCTAGAGAAGTGCAACAGACTGAAGTTTACCCTTGCGTGGGTAGTTTTGTGATCGGTGGTGATTGGGGGGGCTGTTATACACGAGTAGGTGGGCGTATAACCACTGCACAGGCGCAATTTATACCCACCTTGCAGGAGGTATAATGATGAACTTGGCAGGCACACCACAGCTTGATTTCGCGGAAATTGCCCGGTTGGTGAATACCAATTACGATGTGGAAGTATGGGGCGAAATTGAGGAATTGAACGAGCGGGACGGGCAGCGTGTTTTGAAATGTAATATTCTGGATGGTAAGCCTCTGATAGTGAGGTTATGTGCGCCCATCCGCCGCTATGAGAGAGTGCTTTCGGATACAGGTGCATTGTTGCTGCTCAGTCGGGGCGGGTTTCCGGTGCCACACCTGCGTCTGACAGTAAAGGGCGAACGAGCTTTTCAGTGGCAGACCGGCTGCTGGGCGTATGTGCTGGATTATATCGAGGGTGAGCAGCCGGAAATGGATTTGCCAACCCTTAATTATATTGCTGGATTGCTCGCTGAAATTCATGATTTGGTGCATACTACCGCCGAATATCCGGGGTTGGTAAACTGGTTAGAAGAATTGCCTGTCAGTATCGAACGTGCCGAACGCGCCAGTTTGCACCCGCAATGGGGCAAAATTGCCCGCGAAGTGGCAGAGAGTCTGCGTAGTTTGCCCGACTTAAGCGTATTGCCGTTGGGTTTAATCCATACCGATGTGCATGAGGGCAATATGTTGCGCACCTCGGACGGCGAACTATACCTGATAGATTGGGAAGATGCGGGTTTGGGCGAGATGGTTTTTGATATGGCATTAGTGCTGGGCTGGAATTGCGTGTGGCCCAAAAACACTTTTATCGCCCTGTTCGGGTCGCGCTTACCAGACCGTTATGATTTTGATGAAGAATACAGCCGCGCTTTCTTGCATGCATACCAGAAGGTTCGCAAACTCAGTGAGCAGGAAGTGAACCTGTTGGGTGCAGCAATTCGCTTTGTAATGGGCTGGTTTGCATCCCGCGATATTGAGCGTGAAATCATCTCCCCCGGAATCTCGGATGGGTTGGCTATTACCAATTGGGCGATAATGCGTAGCGTCACCCCGCTTTGGGAACGGAAACTGGCGCAGTGGGCGCTTGAAACCGCCGGATAATACTACATAATAGAAAGCATTACACTATGAAACAAGCTAAACCGGTGCGTGTGTTAGACAAAGGCGCGGCGTTTAAGTTTGTGGTGCTATTAGGTGTAGTTAGTCTATTTGGTGACATGACCTACGAGGGGGCGCGCAGTATAACCGGACCTTATCTTTCTCTGCTTGGGGCAAGCGCGGCGGTGGTCGGGCTTGTAGCAGGCTTTGGAGAACTAATCGGCTTTGGTTTACGTCTGTTTTCAGGTTATATCAGTGACAAAACCGGGCGTTATTGGACGATTACTATAGCAGGTTATGTGGTAAATCTGTTGGCTGTTCCGGCGTTGGCTTTGGCAGGAAGCTGGCAATTTGCTGCTCTGTTAATGATACTTGAGCGCACTGGTAAAGCCATTCGCGCTCCTTCCCGCGATGCCTTGCTCTCATATGCTACCAAACAGACCGGGCATGGTAAGGGCTTTGGCTTGCATGAGGCACTCGATCAGATAGGGGCGCTTACTGGTCCTTTGATAGTGGCATTGGTGATGTGGTACCGTGCAGGTAACGGCAAAGAGGATTATGCTACTGCCTTTGCCTTTTTGTTAATTCCCGCGCTACTGGCAATTGGTTTGGTTTTGATTGCACGTTTTTTGTATCCACGCCTGACCGATCTTGACGCAGCTTTGCCCACGCCTGACCCTACCGGCTGGAAACGCACCTTCTGGCTTTATCTGGGTGGGGTGGGGTTGGTGGCAGCCGGTTATGCCGATTTCCCTTTGCTGGCTTACCATTTTGAAAAAGCTGATGTGCTGTCGGGTAATATTATCCCGTTGGTATATTCGCTGGCGATGGGTGTGGATGCGGTGGCGGCGCTGTTATTCGGCAGGCTATTTGATAAATCAGGGATACAGGCGCTGGTTATATCAACTCTCCTATCGGCAGGATTTGCACCGCTGGCGTTTACCGGCAGCCCGGTGTTGGTAATAGCAGGTGCGGTTTTATGGGGCGTTGGGATGGGTGCACAGGAATCGATTATGCGAGCAGCAGTGGCGAAACTTGTTCCGATAGAACGGCGCGGAACTGCTTTTGGGGTATTCAACACGGGCTATGGCTTGTGCTGGTTTGCTGGTAGCGCCTTGATGGGTTTCATGTATGATATTTCTATTCCGCTGCTGGTAACTTTTTCTGTGGCGGTACAATTAGTCGCAATTTTCTTTTTCGTAGTTGCCAGCAAGGACTAAGGAATTATCGCGACAGTTTCAAACCGTTTGCGGGGTGGTTGTACCCACTTCTACGGGTAATGTAACGGTGAAAGTTGTTCCTTTTCCCGGCTCACTCTCTGCTATTATATCACCGCCCATAATGAGGCAAAGGCTTTGGGCTAAAGCTAATCCGAGTCCTGTGCCACCATACTTGCGGGTAGTAGAAGCATCTGCTTGGGTAAAGGGTTGGAACAAACGGGGTATATTATCAGCTTCAATTCCTATCCCGGTATCCCTTACCCTGAAAATAATTGTATTGGACATATCCCTACGTCTTTCGATCTCAAGTGAAACTGTTCCTTCATAGGTAAATTTGCAAGCGTTGCTAAGCAGGTTATATAGCGTTTGCCTAACTTTGAGTACATCGCTGTACATGCTCCCAACGTTGGGTGGCACAAATACCAGAAGGCGGTTATTATTTTTTCGCGCTAAGGGTTCAACCATATTTATTATCCCATTTACTATATCTCGAATATCAAACAACTCAAGATGCAGCTCCATTTTCCCGGCTTCGATTTTAGAAAAGTCTAGCACATCACTAATGATGGAGAGTAAATGCTGCCCGGCGTTATGGATTCTCTCTAGGTCATTATTTATTGCAGACTGTTCGGTGTAGCCAATTTCTTCCTGCAACATTTCACTATAACCGATAATTGCATTCAGGGGAGTACGCAACTCGTGGCTCATATTTGCAAGGAATATGCTTTTAGCGCGGTTCGCGGCTTCTGACGCTTCTTTTGCCTTGCGCAGTTCTAATTCACTTTGATTTTGCTGAATCTGATAGGCTTCTATAGTTTCAAGCATCTGGTTAATCGATTGTCCCAAACTGGCGATTTCATCTTTACCCAGTTCAGGCACCCGAATCGACAGGTCGGATTTAGCGGTAACCCTACCAACATCGGTATTAAGGCGGGTAATGCGTGCCACTACCATTTTTTCGAGTATGAACATTGCCAGTAACCCAAAAGCCAAGCCGATAAGAATTAATGAAATTAACTGGTAGGTAACGGTGGTTTTCCCTTGAGTGTATATCAGGCGCGGTTCTTCGATTTTTAAAATTGCTACTGGTAACCCATAAATATCTTTAAGTATCGTGTATCCGGCAATCCGATTTTCATCAAGAATTTGAATAATAATCGGAGCTTCTTGATTTGGGGTAAGGGTTTCGCTAATCAGATTTTTTTCATTAGCTAAAGCTGGGTCATCATAGTCATAAATGGTAATATTAACTTTAGTATGATTACTTAAATGTTGGATGAACGAATCGTCCAAATTTCGACCCATTACCAAGAGACCTCGCGCCGGGCTATTCCCCTTGCTATTCAAAATTGGGCTGGCTGCCACCAAAGCGATACCATCATTAAGTTTTAGTAGTCCGTATATTATAGGGTCATTGCTATTTATGCTATTTAAGTTGTAAAGTTTCGGAATCAGGTCGGCTGGTAAAGGTGTACCCTTATAACCTGCTAGATCAAAACTGCTTCCATAAACCACTTTTTTCGAATTGTTAAGTATTACCAGAAAGTTCAATTCTGCTCTGGCGAGGGTGAAACTATTGAGATTCGTTACAGCATAGGCTGAGTTCTCATCATCTATGTATTGGTAGGTATCATCCCGATAAGCCCAGCCCTGTGCGGTGAGACCGAGTTGTTCGATTTCATTGGTATAGATTCCAAGTACCCGTCTGACGTTTTCCTTGGTGTCGTATTCCTCTACATGTAAATAGCCATTCAGAATGATAACTGTAAAGGCGAAATACAGCAGTATTGAAATAAAGAATACTACCAAGCTTGTAACTAAAAGTGTTTTGAGTCGAAGATTCATAAGTCAAACAATTCCGTACAATATTGCGAAGAACCTAGAGCGAGGAGTTTTCTTGCGCACTATCCGCTATGCCTCTATTCTATGATAATTCGATATAAAATAGCCAATTTTGGCGTGGATTACGCTAATCCTCTAGGTGTTGTGCTTAGTTTAGCATTTAAATATTAAGAAAAAGCTTACAGGAATGCCGTTTAGATAAATTTAGCCGATTAAGAGCGCTTTGACCTACGGCAATATACCGTTGGCGAGTGGGTGCGACAGAAAATTTTGCAATCAACCAGTATTAGCTAAATCAAACTTAGCCTGTCCTTTTTACCCGCTTTTGTCTACCCCTTTTCCCTTGCAAAAATTTCTACCACACCACATAAATTTCTTAATGTTTCCGTAATGTGTATTGTAATGTAAAATTCATACAATTACATTGCTGTAATAATTACTTGTTGATTCTTTTAACTCCAAACTAAATAGATACCTGTAACCTATTTCATTTAGGCATATTTGAGCTACCGATACACTGGGTTGGGAATTTTACTTACGCTCCAACCCAATAATGCCCATGTTTTTGAGAGTCTTACTAAGCTATGAACCAGTCTGAAGGCATATCGGTTGTAAAAATCTTGGTTATTGGAGTACCTCCCTCTGTAGGTACTCAATTTATTAATTCGATAAATATGCTAAATCCGAGTTCAATACACCAGAAATATGGGGCAATATTGCCGCCAATATTCGAATCACTCAGTATTGGCTTTGGAGAACTCAAAATTGACCAGCACACCATGCTGCACTTCTATGATATTCCAAACCCTGAAGTGATAAGCCCCTTCTGGGATATCTTAGCTCAAAATTGTATTGGCGATATTTTGGTAATGCATGATTATAGTGATGAGTGCATTAGCGCAGCATTAAAAATTATTAATTTTTATCTTCTTAAGCTAAGAATGGTGTCGACAATTGTTATAAATAGTTCTAGTCCAATTGGAACTTTTCCACTTCAAACTATTCGTAAGAAGCTGAAATTACCAAAAGATGTGCAGATGTTCGAATGTGACATAGCTAGACCTGCTAGTGTAAAAGTTGTCCTTTTAGGATTGTTAGAACATATTTATCATCTAAGTAAGTGACGAGAAAGATCAAATAATGCATCCACCCGAAATAGACGAGGTTGACCCCAAACATTCTACAAATGAAGTTGATCCAGAAGTAGCGCCCGATATAAGTGAGGAAGAACGTCTCGCCCGCCAACTTTCCAGCCATAAAGATAGAATTAAGAAAACCAAATACGCTACTAGGAAAAATCTGGTACTGGTAAATACAGGCATTGGAAAAGGCAAAACCACCGCCGCTTTTGGGATGTTGGTACGCGCTTGGGGTCAGGGTATGGATGTATGCATGCTCCAGTTTATCAAAGCTAAAACAGCTAATTGGGGCGAAGAAAAAGCTGCCAGAAAAATTGATATTGAAATGATACAGCTTGGCGATGGTTTTACTTGGCTCTCTGAAGATATTGAAAAGGATAAGGAATTAGCTCGCACGGGCTGGAAACTTTGTAAAGAGAAAATTTTGTCAGGGAAATATGACCTGATAGTATTGGATGAGTTAACTTATATTTTGAAATATGGTTGGCTTGATTGGAATGAGGTAAAAGAGACCTTAGATAATAGACCAAACCGCACCCATGTAGCGATAACCGGACGATATGCGCCGCCAGAATTAATCGAATACGCCGATCTCGTGACGGAAATGACCGAGATTAAACATCCTTACCACGCCAACATTAAAGCTCAAAAAGGAATTGAGTTTTAATTTGGCAAGTCCAAAACTGATCTTGCGAATTAGGGTGTAACCTTTTGGAGCCAAACGTGAATCAAATCTTTAGCCACAGATTATTGCCTCAGCTAATAAAGGTTATCGAGAATGAAAAAGCCGAAGGCATGTTGGTCTGTAACCAGAATAACCAGAATTTTATTCATTTGATGTTTCATGAAGGCTGCCTTACTTATATTTGCGGCGGTATTAGAGAAGCCACTTCGGAAAAATTACTAAGTGAGCTATTAACTTGGGATCAATACACGCTGGAATGGCACAAATTACCATTACTCATAAGCTACAAAAATATTGAGGATGACATCAGAAATGCCTTTATGGTAGCTATTCAAATTCTGACAAATGATGGTAAGTTCGATAAGTTTATCGAATCCATTCTTCCCGATATAGCCCCACTTGTAGAGCACACTACTAATGCAAACGAACAAAATAATATCCCAGAGCCGGAAGAATCTAAACCGATTGTCCCTCCGTTTGAAGCTGAAGTGGAAAATACTAACCCAGTTAAAAGCGAACCTGAAATTATATTACCAATAGAAACTACTGCAAAAGTTCTCGAAAGCGCAGGGCAAAGCATTCTACCTCCTTCGGTTTCTGCTACGCACAACAACCAAGTTCTCGAAATACCGCAACAACCAAGCTATCCATACCAACTGTTAAAAACCAGTTTGCTCTTACCGGAGGGGCAGCACCAAAACCAATTAGACGAGTTATTGTCAAATCTATCGTTACAAGAGCAACTGGATAGTCTTCAAAAATTCCGTTTTACCGGTTATATCTACTACCATTTAGATTCGGTTACACAGGTGGAAGCCCAACAGCAGTATGGATTGGCTCTATTCTATGATGGGTCTAATCTGGATATCGTGTATCACAATGAAAATGAAGAAAAGCGATTATTCGGGTCGCTAGCATTTGAAAAATTGGCTGCATTTCGATTGCATCCTGAAATATACAAAGTTGAGGCTCGCGTACTTAAAGCCTATCGAGCGTTGGTGTCAGGCAATAAGCCTTACCAAGATTTAAAAGCCAGCAAAGCCAATCTTACCAAAATACACGAAGCCTTCAAACAATCACATCAAGATGGAGTAGCCCTTCTTTATTTTGACAGTTTGAAACTGTATTACTTCTTCTTTTACGAAGGGGGAGCGCAGATTGGGATTTACGGACCTGAGCCAAACACCGGCAAATTGCAGTTGCTGACCGGCGCTTTAGCTGTACCACCTAGCGATTCTAAAGCATTGATTACCGTAATGCTTGCCACACCCGCCGGGAAAACCAAACCTGAGTCTGCGGCTAAACTTAACCCAGCACAACCCAGTAGTGAAGATATAGGAACCATAATCTCCAGACAACTGGATGCCAGTAAATCAAATCTACCTGAAATTTCAGGAGCAGTAGATTGGGGCGACCTTTTTTCTAAAGTTAAAGATCCGACCGTTTCAACAGAAGCCAGGAGGGAATAAGCTGTGACAGCCGTAATAATGGACATGCGCACTATTGCCAATAACTTGAGGCAGCATCTTCGACAAAATGTGAGCGCTTTCATCCGCCAGTACAATCAAACGCCCGGATTAGTCGTAATGGCAATGTGTGATGATCGAGCAACAATTGATAATATTCGCTCTCTTTCAAATGTGGCAACCGATGCCGGCATCCATTTTTCAGCTCAACTCTTTCCTAATAACGTTAAAATCCATGAGTTGAGAAAATATATTGAACAACATAATCAAGACAGCAGCATTCATGCCATTTCGCTTCAGCTACCATTGCCTAAACATTTGAATGTTGATGAGGTAGCAAGTTTTATCTCTCCTGAAAAAGATGTTGAGGGTTTGCACCCAACTAATATGGGTCACCTCTTAATGGGAAAACCCAATCTTGTGCCGTCATCTGCTCTAAGCGCGATTAAGTTGCTAGGTCTGTATAATATCAATCCTACCAGTCGTCACGCCGTAATCGTAGGGCGTAGTCTGGAAGTGGGTCGCCCTTTAGCCTGCTTGTTGACAAAGGCTGATGCAACAGTAACCCTTTGCCATACCCAAACCAACAATCTTCTTGCACATACCCGTCAAGCTGAAATCCTGATTGTTGCCGCCGGTGAACCGGGGTTGATTAAAGCCGAAATGATTCGACCGGGCGCGGTGGTCATTGATTACGGGTTAAATTATGTTGCGCGGGATAAAGTGATCGGTGATGTTGAATTCGAAAGAAGCCTAACCGTGGCTGGCGCAATAACCCCTGTGCCGGGTGGAATTGGTCCTTTGACGAATATATGCCTTTTGGAAAATGTGTTAAAAGCTGCACGGGCAATAGCAAGCGTAGAACGAACCAGTCCTAGGGCTATTATCGATTCAGACCCTGCTGTAGGACTAAAACCGGAGGGTAAACCAGCCCTAGATTACAAACCAAACCAGATACCACCGATGGCTGTAGTAGGAGCCGCTTAAATTGTGACTAACTCAGTATTGTTCTCTCTCTATCCTGGAGTCATTTGAAATGAAACTAGAACATTCTACCCTGTCAACCTTACTAATAGAGTGCGAACAGCAAGGTAGTTCCGGTCTACTGCATTGCCAAAATACCACCAAGCACTATACCTTATCTTTAAAGGAAGGTAAGCTTGTACATGCCGAGGCAGAAGACAATGCGGCAACCAATGAAGCTTTCATTTTAAGTGATTTGCTGCGCTGGCAAAACGGTGAGATATGGTTTGAAACATCAGAAATCGTAAATCCGCATACAATCACCGACAGCCAAGAAAAAATCTTCCGTATGGCGTTATCACTTTTACAAAAGGGTGAAAATGAGTCGGATACATGCCGTCAAATTCAGTCCAAACTCGCCGGAGGCACAAAATCTCTGCGAGAAAAGAAACCTTCCGTTGAAGTACAAATACCGGAGATAAGCGCTGCGGTGGAGAAACAAAGCTCAGCTTATACAGAAACACCACTGGCTATAGAAGAAGAAATAATGCAAGCCGAGCCTGAGTTGGTTGAATTTGAGAATGTAAGCTTTGCTTTGAATCAAACTGAGGTTACTGAGATAGAGCACACTCTAGCAGAGGCAAGCGCTACCACAGAGCTATCGGAATTGATATTTGAGCTTGACCGCATGGAAACAGCCGAGTCGCACTCTTTAGTTGAGCAGCCTGAATTTATATTGGGTCAATCCTTGCAAGCAGAAGCTTCCGATCACTCTGAAGAAACTGAATATGAATTCAAATTAGACCAAATACTGGCAGAATCAACAGAGCAAATATCGGAACAGTTGAGCATAAACCCGGAATCGGCAGTTGAAGCAGAATCCTTGTCAGAAGATCACCCTGAGTTTGACCTAGATTCTAAACCCGCCGAGCAACCAAACACCAGTAACGAAATAGACTATCCTGAATTTAGTCTAGACAATGAGCATTTTGCAACTGTTGCCACTAATTCCGCTGAAGAACAGCCTGAATTTAGTCTAGGCTATGACTCGCAAGCAGCACTGGAAGAAAGCTATACCGAGTTTAAATTGTCGCATGATACCCCGACGCCAGAAACGCCTGATGAATTTAACCTAGGTCATCAGTATTCGGCACCTAACGATGGCATGGAGAAGTTTCAAACTGAGTTTATACAGGCTTCGCAGTTGGAGGGAAATGAGGCAGGAATCCTCAGTCTAGAAGATCCTCAAAACTATGCCATTGCTTCAGATGCTTTGCTATACGATAGTAGTGAGCCGCTGCCAGAGTTCAGCCTTATGCAAACCGAAAATGCCGCAAATGAGATGGATGAGCCTGAATTTACCCTAGGCCCACAAATTCCAGAGGGTATGATAGCAATTTTTGGCATTGAGGCAGTCCACACAAACTCGGTTAGATCAAGTGAAATTCAAGAAACATTTGAAAACCAAGATTCGTTTGTGCAAGTTGAAAACGAAGCGGCTAACCCACCCGCGCAAGAGGCAAGAACTGAACCTGATAGCTATTTGCCAGTATATCAGGAGGCAAGAGCTGAGCGAGTAGTAACCGCACGTGACAATTTCACTTTATCTCAGGAATGTCTGCCTCCTTCTACCCTGACGAATTGGGAGCAAGATGGCTTGAATATCATTTCACAACATGCTCCTAGCCCTGATATAAGTTGGATTATCAAGCGGGCGACACAAGTTAAACTGGAAGGGTATCTGGAAGTTAATGGGCGAAATCTAAACTCGGCATATTTTTCTAGATTATTTTTCCAAGATGGTAATATTACATTCCAAAGTTTTGATGATGGTAACCAGCAGTATTTTGGTGAAGCAGCCTTACAACGCTTATATTGTGCGCCTTTACCCGATCTTTCTGATATTAAAATCGGCAGATGTGCTCCCGGAATACTGGATGCCTACCTGACAACGCGAATACCTGCACCTAGCAGTTTAAGAGGATTGCAGTGTCAGAGCGACAATATTATGGAACGAATGCTCCGGTTGGTAAAGAACCACTTTACTGGCAGCATTGTTTTCTATAACTCAACCGGACTAGTCTATTATCTTATGCATGAGGGACACGGTTTTGGCGGTTATCAACAGCAAGAAAATATGATGACTAGAGTAAAACAAACAATGAATCGGTTTGTGGAAGCGCCAGACACAAAGTATGACATACACCCGGCAATTCCGAAAAAGCTACTTGAGGATTGGATGTTCATAGAGAGCTAAAATTTTAAAGGTTAAGGCGGAAAAGAATGAGCATTACGATTGAAACCAAATACGAGTTCCATAAATTAGCTTCTATGATTGAAGAGGCTAAAGCCAATCAGTTCACCGGACGTTTGGCTTGTCAGCAAGGTGATAAGCTGGCTTATATTTATATGGATACTGGAAATATTACCCATGCAACCAGTGATACAGCAATTGGCGAAGAGGCTTTGTATATTTTATTGGGCTGGAACGATGGCACAATAGAATTCCAACCCAAATCCTCTGAGCCTGATTATGATACTAGCTGTAGCATTGACCATCAACAAGG
This window contains:
- a CDS encoding bifunctional 5,10-methylenetetrahydrofolate dehydrogenase/5,10-methenyltetrahydrofolate cyclohydrolase, which gives rise to MTAVIMDMRTIANNLRQHLRQNVSAFIRQYNQTPGLVVMAMCDDRATIDNIRSLSNVATDAGIHFSAQLFPNNVKIHELRKYIEQHNQDSSIHAISLQLPLPKHLNVDEVASFISPEKDVEGLHPTNMGHLLMGKPNLVPSSALSAIKLLGLYNINPTSRHAVIVGRSLEVGRPLACLLTKADATVTLCHTQTNNLLAHTRQAEILIVAAGEPGLIKAEMIRPGAVVIDYGLNYVARDKVIGDVEFERSLTVAGAITPVPGGIGPLTNICLLENVLKAARAIASVERTSPRAIIDSDPAVGLKPEGKPALDYKPNQIPPMAVVGAA
- a CDS encoding DUF4388 domain-containing protein, whose translation is MKLEHSTLSTLLIECEQQGSSGLLHCQNTTKHYTLSLKEGKLVHAEAEDNAATNEAFILSDLLRWQNGEIWFETSEIVNPHTITDSQEKIFRMALSLLQKGENESDTCRQIQSKLAGGTKSLREKKPSVEVQIPEISAAVEKQSSAYTETPLAIEEEIMQAEPELVEFENVSFALNQTEVTEIEHTLAEASATTELSELIFELDRMETAESHSLVEQPEFILGQSLQAEASDHSEETEYEFKLDQILAESTEQISEQLSINPESAVEAESLSEDHPEFDLDSKPAEQPNTSNEIDYPEFSLDNEHFATVATNSAEEQPEFSLGYDSQAALEESYTEFKLSHDTPTPETPDEFNLGHQYSAPNDGMEKFQTEFIQASQLEGNEAGILSLEDPQNYAIASDALLYDSSEPLPEFSLMQTENAANEMDEPEFTLGPQIPEGMIAIFGIEAVHTNSVRSSEIQETFENQDSFVQVENEAANPPAQEARTEPDSYLPVYQEARAERVVTARDNFTLSQECLPPSTLTNWEQDGLNIISQHAPSPDISWIIKRATQVKLEGYLEVNGRNLNSAYFSRLFFQDGNITFQSFDDGNQQYFGEAALQRLYCAPLPDLSDIKIGRCAPGILDAYLTTRIPAPSSLRGLQCQSDNIMERMLRLVKNHFTGSIVFYNSTGLVYYLMHEGHGFGGYQQQENMMTRVKQTMNRFVEAPDTKYDIHPAIPKKLLEDWMFIES
- a CDS encoding phosphotransferase enzyme family protein, producing MMNLAGTPQLDFAEIARLVNTNYDVEVWGEIEELNERDGQRVLKCNILDGKPLIVRLCAPIRRYERVLSDTGALLLLSRGGFPVPHLRLTVKGERAFQWQTGCWAYVLDYIEGEQPEMDLPTLNYIAGLLAEIHDLVHTTAEYPGLVNWLEELPVSIERAERASLHPQWGKIAREVAESLRSLPDLSVLPLGLIHTDVHEGNMLRTSDGELYLIDWEDAGLGEMVFDMALVLGWNCVWPKNTFIALFGSRLPDRYDFDEEYSRAFLHAYQKVRKLSEQEVNLLGAAIRFVMGWFASRDIEREIISPGISDGLAITNWAIMRSVTPLWERKLAQWALETAG
- a CDS encoding sensor histidine kinase, coding for MNLRLKTLLVTSLVVFFISILLYFAFTVIILNGYLHVEEYDTKENVRRVLGIYTNEIEQLGLTAQGWAYRDDTYQYIDDENSAYAVTNLNSFTLARAELNFLVILNNSKKVVYGSSFDLAGYKGTPLPADLIPKLYNLNSINSNDPIIYGLLKLNDGIALVAASPILNSKGNSPARGLLVMGRNLDDSFIQHLSNHTKVNITIYDYDDPALANEKNLISETLTPNQEAPIIIQILDENRIAGYTILKDIYGLPVAILKIEEPRLIYTQGKTTVTYQLISLILIGLAFGLLAMFILEKMVVARITRLNTDVGRVTAKSDLSIRVPELGKDEIASLGQSINQMLETIEAYQIQQNQSELELRKAKEASEAANRAKSIFLANMSHELRTPLNAIIGYSEMLQEEIGYTEQSAINNDLERIHNAGQHLLSIISDVLDFSKIEAGKMELHLELFDIRDIVNGIINMVEPLARKNNNRLLVFVPPNVGSMYSDVLKVRQTLYNLLSNACKFTYEGTVSLEIERRRDMSNTIIFRVRDTGIGIEADNIPRLFQPFTQADASTTRKYGGTGLGLALAQSLCLIMGGDIIAESEPGKGTTFTVTLPVEVGTTTPQTV
- the cobO gene encoding cob(I)yrinic acid a,c-diamide adenosyltransferase → MHPPEIDEVDPKHSTNEVDPEVAPDISEEERLARQLSSHKDRIKKTKYATRKNLVLVNTGIGKGKTTAAFGMLVRAWGQGMDVCMLQFIKAKTANWGEEKAARKIDIEMIQLGDGFTWLSEDIEKDKELARTGWKLCKEKILSGKYDLIVLDELTYILKYGWLDWNEVKETLDNRPNRTHVAITGRYAPPELIEYADLVTEMTEIKHPYHANIKAQKGIEF
- a CDS encoding MFS transporter, with product MKQAKPVRVLDKGAAFKFVVLLGVVSLFGDMTYEGARSITGPYLSLLGASAAVVGLVAGFGELIGFGLRLFSGYISDKTGRYWTITIAGYVVNLLAVPALALAGSWQFAALLMILERTGKAIRAPSRDALLSYATKQTGHGKGFGLHEALDQIGALTGPLIVALVMWYRAGNGKEDYATAFAFLLIPALLAIGLVLIARFLYPRLTDLDAALPTPDPTGWKRTFWLYLGGVGLVAAGYADFPLLAYHFEKADVLSGNIIPLVYSLAMGVDAVAALLFGRLFDKSGIQALVISTLLSAGFAPLAFTGSPVLVIAGAVLWGVGMGAQESIMRAAVAKLVPIERRGTAFGVFNTGYGLCWFAGSALMGFMYDISIPLLVTFSVAVQLVAIFFFVVASKD